A window from Carassius auratus strain Wakin chromosome 48, ASM336829v1, whole genome shotgun sequence encodes these proteins:
- the txk gene encoding tyrosine-protein kinase TXK — MIHSNQSIHSIFCCCCCALQTRSSTRVDVNPRRYPGSIYPTQQSQKKLPPSPPEDDDSGVMKVVAIYDFTARESSDLTLHHGETYIILHKQDQLWWRAKDKQGNKGFIPSNYVTEIGTIEANDWYCKNINRAEAEQLLRQEGKDGGFVVRSSSQPSSYTVSVYTHSSGKGEVRHYQIKQTDTAQFFLAENHVFGSITELINYHKHNAAGLVSRLRYPIGPSGSCLPATAGFSSDKWEINPSELTFMKELGSGQFGVVRLGKWRAQHKVAIKTINEGAMSEDDFIEEAKIMTRLCHPKLVQLYGVCVTQRPICIVTEFMENGCLLHFLRQHSRTVGRVQLLFMCQDVCEGMEYLEQNSFIHRDLAARNCLVNERNVVKVCDFGMTRYVLDNQYTSSMGSRFPVKWSPPEVLHFNKFSNKSDVWSFGVLMWEVFSEGKTPFENRSNLEVVEQVTQGGRLYRPHRASAHIYNIMYRCWHERPHGRPSFSELLQIIRQITEEETDT, encoded by the exons ATGATTCACTCCA ATCAGTCCATTCACTCcatcttctgctgctgctgctgtgctcTACAGACCAG aagCAGCACACGAGTGGATGTGAACCCCAGAAGATATCCAGGATCCATCTACCCG ACTCAGCAGTCTCAGAAGAAGCTCCctccgtctcctcctgaggatgATGATAGCGGCGTGATGAAGGTGGTGGCCATATACGACTTCACGGCCAGAGAGAGTTCAGACCTGACGCTTCATCATGGAGAGACGTACATCATCCTCCACAAACAAGACCAGCTGTGGTGGAGAGCCAAAGACAAGcaggg gaacaAGGGCTTCATTCCCAGTAACTATGTTACAGAGATTGGAACTATAGAAGCCAACGA CTGGTACTGCAAAAACATTAACAGAGCTGAAGCAGAACAATTACTCAGACAAGAG gggaaGGACGGAGGGTTTGTGGTCAGGAGCTCCAGTCAGCCCAGCAGCTATACTGTCTCAGTTTACACACACAG TTCAGGTAAAGGGGAGGTGAGGCACTACCAGATCAAGCAGACAGACACGGCTCAGTTCTTCTTGGCAGAGAATCACGTGTTCGGCTCTATTACTGAACTCATCAACTACCACAAACACAACGCAGCAG GACTGGTTTCCAGACTGAGATATCCCATCGGCCCCTCGGGCTCATGTCTCCCGGCCACAGCGGGATTCAGCtcag ataaaTGGGAGATCAACCCGTCGGAGCTGACCTTCATGAAGGAGCTGGGCAGTGGTCAGTTTGGAGTGGTGCGGCTGGGCAAATGGAGAGCGCAGCATAAAGTGGCCATTAAAACCATCAATGAAGGAGCCATGAGTGAAGATGATTTCATAGAGGAAGCCAAGATCATGac gcGTCTCTGCCACCCGAAGCTGGTCCAGCTGTACGGTGTGTGTGTCACGCAGCGTCCCATCTGCATCGTGACGGAGTTCATGGAGAACGGCTGCTTGCTTCACTTCCTGCGGCAGCACAGCAGAACCGTGGGCCGCGTCCAGCTGCTCTTCATGTGTCAGGACGTCTGCGAGGGGATGGAGTACCTGGAGCAGAACAGCTTCATCCACAGAGAcctg gctgcGCGGAACTGCCTGGTGAACGAGAGGAACGTGGTGAAGGTGTGCGACTTCGGCATGACCAG GTATGTTCTGGACAATCAGTACACCAGCTCCATGGGCTCCAGGTTCCCCGTCAAATGGTCTCCTCCTGAAGTTCTCCACTTCAACAAGTTCAGCAACAAGTCAGACGTCTGGTCATTTG gtgTGCTGATGTGGGAGGTGTTCTCGGAGGGAAAGACGCCGTTTGAGAACCGCTCCAATCTGGAGGTTGTGGAGCAGGTGACGCAGGGCGGGCGTCTCTACAGACCTCACCGGGCGTCTGCACACATCTACAACATCATGTACCGCTGCTGGCatgag AGACCTCACGGACGACCATCTTTTTCTGAGCTACTTCAGATTATCAGACAGATCACTGAAGAAGAGACGGACACATGA
- the g3bp2b gene encoding ras GTPase-activating protein-binding protein 2 isoform X1, which translates to MVMEKPSPLLVGREFVRQYYTLLNKAPDYLHRFYGRNSSYVHGGVDGSGKPEEAVYGQAEIHKKVMSLQFSECHTKIRQVDAHATLGDGVVVQVMGELSNSGRPMRRFMQTFVLAPEGSAVNKFYVHNDIFRYEEEVFGDSEAELGESEEEEVEEEQVETRASPEPAPERPSSSTFYEPPAPVSNGVEEQQEEAVPEAEPEPQAEANQETEAELNPEAELQVAEAEPEEEEEEKLVEEERGSTPGLALTPPPQTPEPPKAFSWALVTSKNLPPAGALPASGISPHVVKAAGQPRVELKQDAQPLPRDQRRERPGFPPRGPRAEGSSSEAPGGKQYVSFKGNELCSGRGDGDAGDTEGRRSVRYPDSHQLFVGNLPHDIDEGELKDFFMTFGNVVEMRINTKGVGGKLPNFGFVVFDDSEPVQRILGNKPIMFRGEVRLNVEEKKTRAARERETRGASDGRRGPRGTLGNGMGRERDPRGPVSSRGRGGESRFTGPRR; encoded by the exons atgGTGATGGAGAAGCCCAGTCCCCTGCTCGTAGGACGGGAGTTTGTGCGTCAGTACTACACGCTCCTGAATAAAGCTCCAGATTACCTGCACAG GTTTTACGGCAGGAACTCCTCGTATGTTCACGGAGGTGTGGACGGCAGCGGGAAGCCGGAGGAGGCGGTCTACGGTCAGGCG gagATCCATAAGAAGGTGATGTCGCTGCAGTTCAGTGAGTGTCACACTAAGATCCGGCAGGTGGACGCTCATGCGACGCTGGGGGACGGTGTGGTGGTGCAGGTGATGGGAGAACTGTCCAACAGCGGACGCCCCATGAGGAGGTTCATGCAGACCTTCGTCCTCGCCCcggag gGTTCTGCGGTCAATAAGTTCTATGTGCACAATGACATCTTCCGCTATGAAGAGGAGGTGTTCGGAGACTCTGAGGCTGAGCtgggag agtctgaggaggaggaggttgaGGAGGAGCAGGTGGAGACTCGGGCTTCCCCTGAACCGGCCCCGGAGCGTCCCAGCAGCAGCACCTTCTACGAGCCTCCAGCACCCGTCAG TAACGGAGTcgaggagcagcaggaggaggcGGTGCCTGAGGCGGAGCCAGAGCCCCAGGCTGAGGCCAATCAGGAGACGGAGGCGGAGCTTAACCCAGAAGCAGAGCTGCAGGTGGCTGAGGCGGAgccagaggaggaagaggaggagaaactGGTGGAGGAGGAGAGAGGCTCCACCCCTGGCCTCGCTCTGACTCCACCCCCTCAGACCCCAGAGCCaccgaag GCCTTCTCCTGGGCTCTGGTGACCAGTAAGAATCTTCCTCCGGCCGGCGCTCTTCCCGCCTCTGGGATCTCTCCTCACGTGGTGAAAGCAGCTGGACAG ccGCGAGTGGAGCTCAAACAGGACGCTCAGCCCTTACCCAGAGATCAGCGGCGCGAGAGACCAGGCTTCCCTCCACGAGGACCACGAGCAG aGGGCAGCAGCTCCGAGGCTCCAGGAGGGAAGCAGTATGTCAGTTTTAAGG GGAATGAACTGTGTTCAGGCCGCGGTGACGGGGATGCGGGAGACACAGAGGGCCGGCGCTCCGTTCGTTATCCTGACAGTCATCAGCTCTTCGTGGGAAATCTTCCTCATGACATCGACGAGGGAGAGCTGAAAGACTTCTTCATGA CGTTCGGGAACGTGGTGGAGATGAGGATCAACACCAAAGGCGTCGGAGGGAAGCTGCCCAACTTCGGCTTCGTGGTGTTCGATGACTCTGAGCCGGTGCAGAGGATTCTGGGAAACAAG CCCATCATGTTCCGTGGGGAAGTGCGGCTGAACGTGGAGGAGAAGAAGACCCGAGCGGCCCGCGAGCGAGAGACCAGAGGAGCGTCAGACGGCCGGCGCGGGCCCCGGGGCACTCTGGGTAATGGGATGGGGCGTGAGCGAGACCCGCGGGGGCCGGTGTCCTCCAGGGGCCGAGGAGGAGAGAGCCGCTTCACAGGACCCCGCCGCTGA
- the g3bp2b gene encoding ras GTPase-activating protein-binding protein 2 isoform X2, with amino-acid sequence MVMEKPSPLLVGREFVRQYYTLLNKAPDYLHRFYGRNSSYVHGGVDGSGKPEEAVYGQAEIHKKVMSLQFSECHTKIRQVDAHATLGDGVVVQVMGELSNSGRPMRRFMQTFVLAPEGSAVNKFYVHNDIFRYEEEVFGDSEAELGESEEEEVEEEQVETRASPEPAPERPSSSTFYEPPAPVSNGVEEQQEEAVPEAEPEPQAEANQETEAELNPEAELQVAEAEPEEEEEEKLVEEERGSTPGLALTPPPQTPEPPKAFSWALVTSKNLPPAGALPASGISPHVVKAAGQPRVELKQDAQPLPRDQRRERPGFPPRGPRAEGSSSEAPGGKQYVSFKGRGDGDAGDTEGRRSVRYPDSHQLFVGNLPHDIDEGELKDFFMTFGNVVEMRINTKGVGGKLPNFGFVVFDDSEPVQRILGNKPIMFRGEVRLNVEEKKTRAARERETRGASDGRRGPRGTLGNGMGRERDPRGPVSSRGRGGESRFTGPRR; translated from the exons atgGTGATGGAGAAGCCCAGTCCCCTGCTCGTAGGACGGGAGTTTGTGCGTCAGTACTACACGCTCCTGAATAAAGCTCCAGATTACCTGCACAG GTTTTACGGCAGGAACTCCTCGTATGTTCACGGAGGTGTGGACGGCAGCGGGAAGCCGGAGGAGGCGGTCTACGGTCAGGCG gagATCCATAAGAAGGTGATGTCGCTGCAGTTCAGTGAGTGTCACACTAAGATCCGGCAGGTGGACGCTCATGCGACGCTGGGGGACGGTGTGGTGGTGCAGGTGATGGGAGAACTGTCCAACAGCGGACGCCCCATGAGGAGGTTCATGCAGACCTTCGTCCTCGCCCcggag gGTTCTGCGGTCAATAAGTTCTATGTGCACAATGACATCTTCCGCTATGAAGAGGAGGTGTTCGGAGACTCTGAGGCTGAGCtgggag agtctgaggaggaggaggttgaGGAGGAGCAGGTGGAGACTCGGGCTTCCCCTGAACCGGCCCCGGAGCGTCCCAGCAGCAGCACCTTCTACGAGCCTCCAGCACCCGTCAG TAACGGAGTcgaggagcagcaggaggaggcGGTGCCTGAGGCGGAGCCAGAGCCCCAGGCTGAGGCCAATCAGGAGACGGAGGCGGAGCTTAACCCAGAAGCAGAGCTGCAGGTGGCTGAGGCGGAgccagaggaggaagaggaggagaaactGGTGGAGGAGGAGAGAGGCTCCACCCCTGGCCTCGCTCTGACTCCACCCCCTCAGACCCCAGAGCCaccgaag GCCTTCTCCTGGGCTCTGGTGACCAGTAAGAATCTTCCTCCGGCCGGCGCTCTTCCCGCCTCTGGGATCTCTCCTCACGTGGTGAAAGCAGCTGGACAG ccGCGAGTGGAGCTCAAACAGGACGCTCAGCCCTTACCCAGAGATCAGCGGCGCGAGAGACCAGGCTTCCCTCCACGAGGACCACGAGCAG aGGGCAGCAGCTCCGAGGCTCCAGGAGGGAAGCAGTATGTCAGTTTTAAGG GCCGCGGTGACGGGGATGCGGGAGACACAGAGGGCCGGCGCTCCGTTCGTTATCCTGACAGTCATCAGCTCTTCGTGGGAAATCTTCCTCATGACATCGACGAGGGAGAGCTGAAAGACTTCTTCATGA CGTTCGGGAACGTGGTGGAGATGAGGATCAACACCAAAGGCGTCGGAGGGAAGCTGCCCAACTTCGGCTTCGTGGTGTTCGATGACTCTGAGCCGGTGCAGAGGATTCTGGGAAACAAG CCCATCATGTTCCGTGGGGAAGTGCGGCTGAACGTGGAGGAGAAGAAGACCCGAGCGGCCCGCGAGCGAGAGACCAGAGGAGCGTCAGACGGCCGGCGCGGGCCCCGGGGCACTCTGGGTAATGGGATGGGGCGTGAGCGAGACCCGCGGGGGCCGGTGTCCTCCAGGGGCCGAGGAGGAGAGAGCCGCTTCACAGGACCCCGCCGCTGA